A stretch of the Acidimicrobiales bacterium genome encodes the following:
- a CDS encoding SpoIID/LytB domain-containing protein codes for MHRRILVRGRRRASMGVLCGVVLLASFVPALPVAAVPRPLARLLLVGHGWGPGIGMGQWGDFGYAVRYHWSYERILTHFYGGTAPSTLAALGRSPDPSLRVLILENLDLATNVGFDPVITSAAGFVVVSASSSQPSTTTAPSSTTSSSSITTAPSTTTALSSTTSSSSTTTVPSTTSTATSSTTGAPSATGPLVPASTLSVPAGEAVDLRLEPDGTWSAFEGPSCSAARRAVGTRAPVATGLVDPVAIPASEAPSAPRAELLTLCRHDGLDEALRGRIQAYDRDGYERTINVVPLESYLDGVVPAEESPAWGRAGGSDGAPQGEPWGFQALEAQAVAARSYVLAYAEGGGWNGYADICDSTFCQAYVGADYESPVSNLAVRDTVGEVRVARGTSRIVATRYSASSGGWTAPGAFPAVPDAGDRCVVAGDPLECNPVHTWRAVLSASVVARRFRVGRLVQIAVAARNGRGAFGGRVLRVVLRGSRRTVETTGSRFAGVLGLRSDWFAVAGAIRAGAPAPPGAAPSASARTAPPAS; via the coding sequence GCTGTGCGGCGTGGTGCTGCTCGCCTCGTTCGTCCCGGCTCTGCCCGTCGCTGCCGTGCCGAGGCCGCTCGCGCGTCTGCTCCTCGTGGGGCACGGCTGGGGTCCCGGCATCGGCATGGGCCAGTGGGGAGACTTCGGCTACGCCGTTCGCTACCACTGGAGCTACGAGCGGATCCTCACCCACTTCTACGGCGGGACGGCACCGAGCACCCTGGCGGCGCTCGGCCGCAGCCCGGACCCCTCGCTGCGCGTGCTCATCCTCGAGAACCTCGACCTCGCGACGAACGTCGGCTTCGACCCGGTGATCACCTCGGCGGCGGGCTTCGTGGTCGTCTCGGCCAGCTCGAGCCAACCGTCGACCACCACCGCCCCCTCGTCGACGACGAGCTCGTCCTCGATCACGACCGCGCCGTCGACCACCACCGCCCTCTCGTCGACGACGAGCTCGTCCTCGACCACGACCGTGCCGTCGACGACCAGCACGGCCACCTCCTCGACGACGGGGGCGCCGTCTGCGACCGGCCCCCTCGTGCCCGCGAGCACCCTCAGCGTCCCGGCTGGGGAGGCCGTCGACCTGCGCCTCGAGCCTGACGGGACCTGGAGCGCCTTCGAGGGGCCCTCCTGCTCGGCAGCGCGGCGAGCCGTCGGCACGCGCGCGCCGGTGGCGACCGGGCTCGTCGACCCGGTCGCCATCCCAGCGAGCGAGGCGCCGAGCGCCCCCCGTGCCGAGCTGCTCACCCTCTGCCGCCACGACGGCCTCGACGAGGCGCTGCGCGGCCGCATCCAGGCCTACGATCGCGACGGCTACGAGCGGACGATCAACGTCGTCCCCCTCGAGTCCTACCTCGACGGCGTGGTCCCCGCCGAGGAGTCGCCGGCCTGGGGGCGCGCCGGCGGGAGCGACGGGGCGCCCCAGGGCGAGCCGTGGGGCTTCCAGGCCCTCGAGGCGCAGGCGGTCGCGGCGCGCTCGTACGTCCTCGCGTACGCCGAGGGGGGTGGCTGGAACGGCTACGCCGACATCTGCGACTCGACGTTCTGCCAGGCCTACGTCGGTGCCGACTACGAGAGCCCCGTCTCGAACCTCGCGGTGCGCGACACGGTCGGCGAGGTGCGCGTGGCGCGCGGCACCTCACGCATCGTCGCCACCCGCTACTCGGCCTCCTCGGGAGGCTGGACGGCGCCAGGCGCCTTCCCAGCGGTCCCGGACGCGGGCGACCGATGCGTCGTGGCCGGCGACCCCCTCGAGTGCAATCCCGTCCACACCTGGCGCGCCGTGCTCTCGGCGAGCGTGGTGGCCCGACGCTTTCGCGTCGGTCGGCTCGTGCAGATCGCCGTCGCGGCACGCAACGGCCGAGGCGCCTTCGGGGGTCGGGTGCTGCGCGTCGTGCTGCGGGGCTCGCGCCGGACGGTCGAGACCACCGGGTCGCGCTTCGCTGGCGTCCTCGGCCTGCGCTCGGACTGGTTCGCCGTGGCGGGCGCAATCCGCGCCGGCGCGCCCGCGCCGCCGGGCGCCGCGCCGTCTGCCTCGGCGCGCACGGCGCCCCCCGCGAGCTGA